A genomic window from Salvia hispanica cultivar TCC Black 2014 chromosome 5, UniMelb_Shisp_WGS_1.0, whole genome shotgun sequence includes:
- the LOC125189927 gene encoding uncharacterized protein LOC125189927, with product MAKRKATNNRASTTGEASSELQPAAESRPPSPQRSQPPPTTQIPAMVPLDALAAFLRQQDPNRDWTTTLAGFSLTGGMPATSNPTPTATTEHPPTTTPKTSIPTSENIPSTIAAQSEPSHPSPIHQQTEPLDVSPLSAYQDPNWGETEDKESGGRASESEKGEAEEIRATDAKIDVAEEEIDLNETARKQGIMTDEEFQTVLGKGDRIVINPEGVAEVLDLASQAVGKGEATKEAEQSEGVVHQSVEERTDKQPEKAEQPEEEGQEPDTHQEEASVVTKPKPVKRRLVLKNDPKAERQKPQRVSQRCLGKWTSNKAGANTAADAVEVSSDDEKTTPTKPGEEPSNASQEDTQMATGTVSATPTDQEENTDKVAEGLDLASESVGREEAARSDTSARMVAEPTAQEDTSTQADEEAEAMDIEETKYIQERKRKGKAPVKKKQVMKKQRTARAGREREIKRYRLHFQRGF from the coding sequence ATGGCAAAGAGAAAGGCAACCAACAACCGAGCATCTACCACCGGCGAAGCCTCGTCAGAACTCCAGCCAGCAGCCGAGTCGCGGCCGCCAAGCCCACAACGATCACAACCACCGCCGACGACACAAATTCCGGCGATGGTTCCTTTAGACGCACTGGCGGCGTTTCTAAGGCAACAAGACCCCAACAGAGACTGGACAACAACCCTAGCCGGATTTAGCCTAACCGGAGGAATGCCGGCGACATCAAACCCTACCCCAACTGCAACCACAGAACACCCACCCACCACCACCCCAAAAACCTCAATTCCAACGTCCGAAAATATTCCCTCAACAATTGCTGCACAATCAGAACCCTCCCACCCTTCTCCCATACACCAACAAACAGAGCCGCTGGACGTCAGCCCTCTTTCCGCCTATCAAGATCCCAACTGGGGAGAAACAGAAGACAAGGAGAGTGGAGGGAGAGCAAGCGAGAGCGAGAAAGGTGAAGCAGAGGAGATTAGGGCCACTGACGCAAAAATCGATGTAGCGGAGGAGGAGATAGATCTGAACGAGACGGCCAGGAAGCAAGGGATAATGACGGATGAAGAATTCCAAACGGTTTTGGGCAAAGGGGATCGAATCGTGATAAACCCTGAAGGGGTGGCTGAGGTACTGGACCTCGCATCCCAGGCAGTAGGGAAGGGGGAAGCAACAAAGGAAGCGGAACAGTCGGAAGGGGTAGTCCACCAATCAGTGGAGGAGAGGACAGACAAACAACCGGAAAAGGCAGAACAACCTGAGGAGGAGGGGCAAGAGCCAGACACACATCAAGAGGAAGCCTCAGTGGTAACTAAACCCAAGCCAGTAAAGAGGAGGCTAGTATTGAAAAACGACCCCAAGGCAGAAAGGCAGAAACCCCAAAGAGTGTCACAGAGATGTTTAGGAAAGTGGACGTCCAACAAGGCAGGAGCAAACACCGCAGCAGATGCAGTGGAGGTTTCGAGTGATGACGAGAagactactcctacaaaacctgGGGAGGAGCCCTCGAATGCTAGCCAGGAGGACACCCAAATGGCAACAGGGACAGTATCAGCAACGCCGACTGACCAGGAGGAGAATACTGACAAGGTGGCTGAGGGTCTGGACCTCGCATCAGAGTCAGTAGGTCGGGAGGAGGCAGCAAGAAGTGATACTAGTGCCCGCATGGTGGCCGAGCCTACCGCCCAGGAGGACACTTCAACACAAGCCGACGAGGAAGCAGAGGCAATGGATATCGAAGAAACCAAGTACATTCAAGAAAGGAAGAGGAAGGGGAAAGCCCCTGTCAAGAAGAAACAAGTCATGAAGAAACAGCGCACTGCCAGAGCcggaagagaaagagagatcaAGCGATACCGACTACACTTCCAGCGAGGATTCTGA